GGGATCAGCAGCGGGCCGAGACGCTGGTTGGCGACCGACAGCAGGGCGCGTTTGCGCTCCAGGTAGCCGGCCAGGAACACCACCATCGTGATCTTGGCCAGCTCGCCGGGCTGGAAGCGCATCCCGAAGACGTCGATCCACAGCTGCGCGCCGTTGATGACGCCGGCGGTCAGCCCGGGCACCAGCGGCAGCACCAGCAGCACCAGTGTCACCAGGCCGAAGGTGTACTGGTAGCGCGAGAGCTGCCGCACGGCCGGTACCACGACCAGGACCCCGCACATGGCGGCCACGGACACGGCGGTCCAGATCGTCTGCGTCGTGGCGAGGTCGCTGCCCGCGGCGAGGTCGACCCGCCTGACGAACACCAGCCCCAGACCGTTGAGCAGGAACGCGAGGGGCAGCAGTGTCGGATCGGCGTCGGGGGCGACCGCCCGCACGACGAGGTGGGCCACGATCGCGATCACGGTCAGCGCGACGCCGGTGACGATCGCGCTGGGGGGCAGTTCGGGGCCCTGCGACCAGCCGAGCAGCATGCTGGCGAACACGGTGATGACGACCGCGAAGGCGAGCAGGCGTGCCTCGGTCGAACGCAGCTTGTTGCCGGAGCGGCGCTCGGCGCCGCGACCGGTCCCGGTCGCCGCGCTCACGGCTGGTCGGCCGTGTCGTCGGTGTCGGTCGCCGTGTCGGTGGTGGGGTCGCCGGCGGTGTCCTGCGCACCGGCGGGTTCCTCCTCGATGCCGGTGCCGCCGATGCCGTCCTCCGCGCCGGCGGGCTCGTCGCGGCGTGGCGCACCGGCCACGATGCGGCGGGCGACGCCCCGGTCGGGGGCGTGGATGCCGTCCTCGAGCGCCGGGCGGTACCAGGCCGGGACGTCGTCGACCGTCAGGTCGGTGCGTTCCACGACCCGCGCGAGGTTCCAGGTGCCGATCGAGAAGTCGACGCCCTGATAGATGACGACCTGCTCGTCGTCCAGACCCACGAAGTACTGCTGGCTGAGCAGGAACCGTCCGCCGACGAAGACGACGGCAGCCAGCACCGCCAGCCCCAGCAGACCGGCCGCGAGCCGGCCGACCCAGCCACGCGAGCGGCCCTCGTCGGCCGGCGTGTGACCGCCCGGGCCACCGCGTCCGAGCGAGCCGTAGTTGCCCAGGCGGCCGGCCCAGTCACCCGATGGTGACTCGTCCCGGGTGCTGATCGCGACGGGAGCGCCGCGGCTGCGACGCTCCCCCGGTGTGGTCTCGCCGCGAGCGGCCGTGCCGGCCGCGGCCGCGGCGCCGCCGTGTTTGGCAGACGGAGGTTCGTCCGGGCCGTCGGGGTCACAGCGCAGGAGCACGAGCGTGATGTTGTCGGGACCCCCGCGGGCGTTGGCGGCCTGGATGAGGCGCTGGATGACGTGCTCGGGGTCCTCGCCGCTGCGCAGCTCCTCGGCGATCTCCTCGTCCTCGAGCACCCCGGTCAGCCCGTCGGAGCACAACAGGACCTGGTCGCCCGGTTCGACGTCGATCGTCATCGAGTCGACCTCGACGTCGCGCGCCACGCCGATGGCCCGGGTGATGATCGAACGCTGCGGGTGGGAGGCGGCCTCCCGGCGCGTGATCTGGCCCGCGTCGATGAGGTGCTGGACGAGCGTGTGGTCGTCGGTGAGCTGGCTGAACTTGTCGTCGCGCAGCAGGTAGGCCCGCGAGTCGCCGACGTGGGCGACGTGCAGACGCCGACCCTCCAACATCGCGGCCGTCAGCGTGGTTCCCATGCCGCGATAGGCGGGCTCCTCCTCGGCCATGCGCGAGACGATCTCGTTGGCCTCCACGATCGCGCGACGCAGGGCCTCGTCGGCGTCGTCGGCGTCGGCGAACACCTTGCCGTCGAGGGCCTCGACGGGACCGAGCGCCGTGGCGGACGCGATCTCGCCGGCGAGGTGGCCGCCCATCCCGTCGGCGACGGCGAAGACGCTCTCCGCGACGAGGAAGGAGTCCTCGTTGCCCTCGCGGACGCGGCCGACGTCGGTGCCGCCGGTGGCGACCATGCGCCTCATCGACGTACCTCGATGCGCGTCTTGCCGAGGCGGAGCTGGTCACCGGCGGCCAACGGGGTCGGGCGGGTCACCTTGGCGCCGTTGAGGTAGGTGCCGTTGGTGGAACCGAGGTCGCGGACCGACCAGCCGCCGTCGTCGGGCAGGATCTGGGCATGCTCGTCCGAGACGTAGACGTCGTCGACGACGACATCGACGCCCGACGAGCGACCCAACGTCACGCCATGCCCTCCGAGCCCGTGGGTCCGCGTGCCGCCGTCCGGCCGATGGACGACGATCTCACGCGGGATCTTCCGGGACTTGCGCGGTGAGGGTGCCGGGGCCGGTGCCTTGGGGCGGGCCGGTGCCGACGCCGAGCGACGGGGGCCGTAGAGGTCGACCACCACCGCCCGGAGGGTGCGCGCGAGGAAGAGGTAGAGCAGCAGCAGCAGCCCGAACTTCAGGACCGTGAGCAGCGCTCCTGTCACTCCCGGCCCTCCA
This Egicoccus sp. AB-alg2 DNA region includes the following protein-coding sequences:
- a CDS encoding FHA domain-containing protein — protein: MTGALLTVLKFGLLLLLYLFLARTLRAVVVDLYGPRRSASAPARPKAPAPAPSPRKSRKIPREIVVHRPDGGTRTHGLGGHGVTLGRSSGVDVVVDDVYVSDEHAQILPDDGGWSVRDLGSTNGTYLNGAKVTRPTPLAAGDQLRLGKTRIEVRR
- a CDS encoding Stp1/IreP family PP2C-type Ser/Thr phosphatase encodes the protein MRRMVATGGTDVGRVREGNEDSFLVAESVFAVADGMGGHLAGEIASATALGPVEALDGKVFADADDADEALRRAIVEANEIVSRMAEEEPAYRGMGTTLTAAMLEGRRLHVAHVGDSRAYLLRDDKFSQLTDDHTLVQHLIDAGQITRREAASHPQRSIITRAIGVARDVEVDSMTIDVEPGDQVLLCSDGLTGVLEDEEIAEELRSGEDPEHVIQRLIQAANARGGPDNITLVLLRCDPDGPDEPPSAKHGGAAAAAGTAARGETTPGERRSRGAPVAISTRDESPSGDWAGRLGNYGSLGRGGPGGHTPADEGRSRGWVGRLAAGLLGLAVLAAVVFVGGRFLLSQQYFVGLDDEQVVIYQGVDFSIGTWNLARVVERTDLTVDDVPAWYRPALEDGIHAPDRGVARRIVAGAPRRDEPAGAEDGIGGTGIEEEPAGAQDTAGDPTTDTATDTDDTADQP